ACATCTGTGTTCTACCATGATCGGGTAAAAATGTTAAGAGAGGTTTACATAGAAAAACGAAAACAGTTTAATGCTGACCTGTCTCTGAAATACACACCTActgaaggaagtaaaaaaaatagttcagaaGGGAATTTCAAGTATTACTACAGCAAGAATTCAAGTTTAAGTTCTATCCTGGAAAGTTCCACAGAAAGGGTAAGTTTAATcaagctaaatattttaatgtaactaTTTTACAAACAGTAAATTTTACAGAATGTTAGAATAACACAGTATTAATCTTTCTAAGTATTGTAGCTGCCTGGtacttttttgtcatttattaaaaaaatatatatatattagcaATAGTGGGGTTAAAATTTCAGGCATGGCCCAAGGGTAACCAAATGTAGCTTCCACTTACCACTGTCCACCCTTGACTAGCAACCACCCTCATCTTCAACAGGGGCCTGATGTTAAAAAGGGCCAAAGATCTCTGCTCTCATCTTGGTTAGAGGGCAGCTCCACTCCAGTGTAATCTGAGTAAAttaggttaagtcttagggcAAAAAAATGCCACTGAGTAGGCCTACACAAGGCAAGCACAAAATAGGAATGCAGAATAATAGCTGAAAGGTCAGGTCTCAGCCATTTGGGTACGTCTGCACTAATAAACAAGCCTGTGCTGAGAGGCGTGGGCATTAGCACTGGCACAGGTAATCCACAGCTTCACTAGCACACTGCCATGATTTTGGTCTGTGCCAGCTCTGATGCTCTCACCAGCAATGCCCGTCCTGTGGTCCCCTGCAGCATGTTCAAAGGGAATGTTCTTATTAGGCAGCATGGAGAAAGCAAGCCTGTCTTGGGGTTGCACATAAGCCATACCACTCTACTTGCCCTTCGAGTCAGAGGAAAGGCACTATCCCATTTAATTTACTAGTAAAGAAGTAGCCTTAGCACATAGTGATGtcaaagagagagaaagtaCAAAAAGTGATGCTAGACACTATGGCCTAATCCAGCGGCTGGGTGCTAAGGGAATTAACTGACTGGGTCATACGCCTTTTCCCACCATATATGCCAGAGTCTGTGATCACAACATGCCATCGTGCACAAGGTAAATCAACTTCACAGTGCTGAAATGCAGCACAGGCAAGGAAGAATAGATTTGCCTCAACTAATTCCATCTTTCAAGTTTCTTGTCAGCCTTGTCTAGGGCCCATTCAGAGCTCTGGAGACCAAATGGATAAAAGGGAAACTAAGATAACTTTTATGAGtgactaattaaaataatgctgaaaagaAAGGTATTTGCTATAAGGAGAAGCTGGCATATAACACTGGCTTTGTATCGGTATAAGTTTTCTTGGGAAGGAAATGGACGGTTCGAATCTCAAAGCATTCCTCTCCGTGGATGCAATGCATCTGTAGCTCAGGGTGTATTACAGACTGCTTTTAATCTAATGGCTTGTGACAGGAGTTCGGGCCTCAAATTCTTGCTCAGAGATCAGTTCAGAAAATGAGTTGTGGTTTGTCACTGGCCGAGTCTATCGCTGTAAAGTCACACTACTGCAGGTTAGTGGAGCGACAGTCCCTGGTGGGTCCCCTCCAGGGCCCACCCGCACATTGAAGCCAGGATTAGCCCAGGGACACCAGGAGGGTAAGGGATTGTGTACATGCTGGATGACAGGAATGCTTGCACCACAAAAATTTCCTCACAGAGATTTAGATGCCTGAAGATCTCTGCCAGTCCTAAGCAGCCTCTGAGTCAGCAGTTTAAGATCCTTTGAATGGTGCCAGCAAATGTCATGGTCAATTGCTAAATCCCTTTTAAGTACCCCCTATTAGGCGCTACTGTTCAGGGATTCACATAAGTATTGCAAGTAATAATGGGGTTTGGAAGGCATGTGTTTGCTTAGAGTCTGAAGTGCAACTATTTCACAAGATGTCATGTGTTATGGGCAGCAGCTAGGTCCTAGTTTAGACTGTGATATAAAACCATCTGCAGTGTAATTTATGAAAATGTCAGTCACTAAACCTAGATTTAGAATGTATGTATAGGTCAAGTGCCTCAAAGGGATTTTTTcctgattaattttaattttatgatgttatttggggttggggtttttttgtttgtttttgattGGAACCGTGCTCTTCCTTTGACAGTCTGAGAATAACAACGTGATCCAAAAACAGAACTTAGTTCTGCTCTGACTGTAACAAACACAAAACTCCAGCTGTCCTCAGTGGGCAGCTTTTTTGTTAAGTGAGCCGTATGGAATTACTTTTCAATGTTATGAAAGTCAGAAAAGCATGTTCAGTAGATACTGTACTTAAAGACCTTGTTGTCAAATAGATCTCAAAGGGCTTGCTGAAATTGGTAAGGGGAGagttctgcaaaactgaaagaactAAATAATTCACATCTCTTGCTGCCTCCTCAGTTTAAATTGGAGAGCTTTTAATTTGAATTATATAAGTTTGTCCCTGTTCCAAAACACTAGATTGAATGCCATGTTTAAAAGCACTGGCGTTTCTTGGTAAGTAAAatagaacagatttttctgctgtgctgcataCCAGAATGGCACTCTCATCTGCTTTATTCTCTCTGCACTCAGAACCAAAGCTTTCTGCATGTAAAAGGAAAGATTCAACTGGGAAGATTCCAAATGCGGAGTCGTGATGTCCGTCTCACAGATAGTTTCCTTGACGATCtaaaacatctgcctgctgaaTATGATAAGGGAGAGTATTTCAAATTCCTAGAAGATTATGGAACTCACTACGCGATCTCTGGAACTGTAGGAGGCAAATATGAACTTGTGTACGTGCTGGATAACTATGCTATGTCTCGAATAGGTATGCATTCTCTTGGCCTTGTTATGGTATGCAGATTATCACCAAGAGTCCAGTCATGCAAAGAGATGTATGAGGATAGATTTGTGCATATGGAGCACTACTGAGAACAGCACAGTTCAGTGTGTGGCACACAGTGACATTACAGAATTACATGAGATCGAGAGATGAGAGTCAGTCTTTGTAACTTCCAGAATTATTTGAAGTCtgtaactaagaaaaaaaaaatcttaaacaaACCTCTTCAAAATATTAGCAATATAATTGGTGTGACATGATTCACAAGTCATCCTCAGTGTCTAGAAAATCTGCCTAAACCTTAAATCCACTTTGCTAGTTGGTACCTCCTTATGGTACAACCACTCGAAAAGTATGATGGTGGcaaaaaataaggaataaattGAAGAGCTTCCTAGACAGCACATGGTGCACTTGTGTGTGTTGAAACTGTCTTTACAGACTTTAACATTCACACTGGAATTCTCCTTGCCCTGGTTaagacaggaaaacagcaaTTTAATCCTCCCTCATGTGCAGTTCAGAGATATGTGGTTTTGTGATGGATTAAAGTGATCACTCTGGAATAAAGCTGGAAAAGGCAATTTTCATGCTGATTTTGGGGATCAGAACATAAGTACGGGATGCATGCAGCACTAAAAATAGTATTAGGATAAGATACTCAGACTATGCAAAAAGACATGGGGCAAAGATTTCTGTCACTTATGTATCCCACTATTACTCTGTTCACCTGGAGATTGTGAAGCtggattatattttttcttgagcACCAATCTTAAGCAAATTTCTTTCCGAACACAAAAAAGTTCCAGATTATATGTTTGAGTTTAGTAAATAGAAAGGAGGTGTTGAAGGCGTAGTGAGGAAGAGGATTAGAATTTATGGGAATAGATTACTTGTAAGAAATCAGTGGCCTTAATTAACTTTATGGGGGAAAGGAGTGGAGAAATAAGTTTGAGGTTGGGAGAGACTGGGAAGATCAAATAACTCAGCACATAAAAAGAGCAAATCATAAGCAGCTGAGAAATTTCAATAGAGTATAAGCAAAAAGTGGTCCCtagaagaaaatctgctttcagCTAGGTCAAGGGAAATAGAAAAGAGGTTTTGGAgggttttggtattttcttaATCACTGTAGGTCTCACCTGCCTCTGCACAGGCACTTCAAATAGAATCATCCTCACATTCATTtcataaaagaggaaaaagcagaggatcaataggaagaagaaaagcataaacATTTCCAATAGCCCTGAAATTAATTCTCCAAGAATAATAATATCACATTATCAATGGTCATTCAATTCCCTCTAATCAGCTGGTTGTTTCCAATTTCAGGTGTCACTGTAGAAGATGTGAAAAGATGCCTTGGCTATCACTTGGATGCCACTATTACATATAAAGATTTACATGCAGATTTTACTATTGATAGTGATAAATGTGAAAAGATTAATATAAAGGACAAGTGTAAGTATATCCTTATTTTACATTATATCTTTTGCTTAAGGAAAGATGATACCCATCGCTTCCCTTTTTATAATCAATATAGTTATTGCTGTTAGGGACAGAAAAAACCCATTAGATCAGGAAAGATGAGGCTGCCATACTTCCATGCTCCCAGGTCAAGCCAGGCTGAGCATGTTTTCCCAGTAAGCactcagaaaaatgtatttatataacacatacatacacacatacatagaTGGCCACACAAATCAATACAGACAAAAGCATGGCACTCAGGCAAACACAGACAGCACCAATGGCTTCATCCTGTTCTTCTCTCCACCTGATCAGGGTCAAAGTCTGTTAGTGGgaaatatcacagaatcacagaatgtttgGGGTTGGAAGTGTCCTCTGGAGGCCATCTTGTCCAACTGCgctgctcaagcagggtcatCTAGAGCAATGttctccccaggcagcacaaCACACAGGTATTCCAGCCCCTTCTCAAGATACATATATAGCAAATACAGAACCCTCTAGCAGCTGACCTTAAACATTCAGCTGAACTGGCAACTGGATCCTTCATCTCCCCTGTTCCTGGCACCCAGATGCACAACCCACCAAGGCCTACAGCTGCACTCCTATTGCTGGTACAGACCACATGGTGCACACCAACACACGTAACGGATGCCTTCAGTAACTGGCTTCAGGTTCTCAGTCTACCCAGCAACTGCCCTTGGATCCTCTTATCTCCAGCTGCCTTACACTGACACGCTCACCTGCAAACAGGTTTCAGTCAACCCAACAACTTTGGGGTCTCTCCAGTATTTGGCTTAGAACCCCATGTCCCTCCAGTAGCCAGTTCCTCCAGCTGTGTCACTCTGGAGACATGTACATATCCAAGCCAGTTTAACAGCCACTTTGAGACTTGGCTCCAAAGCCACTTACCCTATTCACCTGCTAGTCTGGCATGGTGTTTGCTAGTGATCACACACTGACATAGGTACCCTCACTTCCTCCAGTTCTTGGCACCACAAACACTAGGTCCTATCAGCCATTGTCCAACTCTAGTTGCTGACACAGATCTTcatatacatgcatgcatgcagacTAGAGTCTCCTCACCTGGGAAAACAGTTCAAAGTGGAATTTAATGGTAAACCAGGACAGACTGCAAAGATCTGTGACAGTACACGACAGACAAGCTCACTGATCAGCCACCTGTCTATATGAAATCAGTCACCTTTTTTGCCTTTATCCCTCTATTTTCCCATGCTTGTTCTTCCCAAAGCCACCCTGATCCTCCCTTACCTCTTCAATGACAGTCCCCTAAATATATTCTAAGTATTTAAATTTGTACAATCCCAAAATGCCCTTCTTGCATCTTCCTGTTGACTCATCCTCAGCCCCATCCTGCTAATGGTTCTTCTGGGACAGGGCTGGGTGGAGTCAAGGCTTTCCCTTCCCCTGATTAGGCTGCTTGTATTCCCCTGCCTGTCATTGTTCCTTTCTGCCCCTTTGTGTGTCTGGAGATGAATCTTCTATCACATGatgcaaatgctgcagaagGCAAGGAGATCTACTACTGAGTACAGAAAAggcaattattttcattgctttgttcttatgttttaattctgaaacaaaagccCCTGCTGTTCTAATTCCTGCCCTTTTCTGGTTCATCTCAGGTGATACAGTAATTACTCATATTATCTTTGGCTTGTTATCACATGGCTATGATCACCATAATGTCTCTCATTTtgcccttcttttcctttcGGATATAGGGTTTTCTAATTCAATTGCAAAGTAGATGTCCTCCTACATAAGAGGTATGAGCAAAGAAAGATTGAATTTCACCACAACTAGTGAGTGAAGGGTTCTCTTTATAGTCATTTTATAGAGTTGGACTGGTTGCACTAAAAGGATAACTGTTCTTTAAGATGCATGGGCATTAAactttcttcattctttcctctttctgtagCAGAATTTAAGGATGATGCTGTCATTGATGATGTGATTTCCTTAGTTGATGGAGGGAAGATTgacttttcagttaaaataaaagaaatgttactGCGAGGATCCAAAACGGTTGATGTAAAGGATTACATAGAGTGGGCTAAGTCTTTGGTTGATGCTCCAGTAGTGATACAGCAACGAGTAAGTACAACTTCTTCAAAGCTTCTGTTCTTACAGTTTGAAAGCTTGTCCTAGGATGGAGGTGAGACTCCAAGTTTATCATGAactttcaggtatttttttcatcttggcAGTTTCTTCAGATGCTTACACTAGTGATGGGTATATCAAAGGGATTCAGAACTTTGGATGTCTGTTATGCATGGGCTTCTTTCTTCTACAGCCTTCTCCAATACATACACTTGTTCCAGTTAAGATgagaaatgcatatttaaagaaacaaaatttggaAAGAGCAATTGAAGACTACATTACTGAATACAGTGTGTGCAAATGTGAACCCTGCAAAAATGGAGGCACCCTTGTGCTGGTAGATGGAGCCTGTACATGCATGTGCTCAAGCTACTTTAAGGGAATTGCTTGCCAGATTCCCAAATCTACACTAGTTAAAGGTTAGTAAATACTCCAGACAGACTAAAATGAGCATATTTGTTATTTTGAACTATATCCTGACAAAACAAGGCAGAAAGATATCGTAGTACTCCCTTATACCTGGTGCTGTCGATTCCAACAGGTATATGGTGTGGAAGTTAGTGTAAGTTACTGGGTTCTTCCCATAAAGAGAGCACTCTAAATTAGAGTTCATTATTGTCCCACATATATTGTTGTGTCTTGGAATTATACCCCTGGGTCATTCAGGTAAacaggagcttttttttttttttttttttactgcaataaAGCTTGGTGCAGTAATGGTAAACTGATCTCAGGCAAAAGCAATCTCACCACATCATGAGCTACTTTGTCTTCAGTTTCcttaaaaatcactgtgtttGCTAACACATGATCTCATTTCATAATTACTGTGCTAGCTTAGTATTAGGTTGGTCCACAAAGGAGAAGAGTGTGATGAATGCAGTTCTGCAACCGACAATGTAAAAAATTTA
The Falco rusticolus isolate bFalRus1 chromosome Z, bFalRus1.pri, whole genome shotgun sequence DNA segment above includes these coding regions:
- the C9 gene encoding complement component C9 isoform X1, which encodes MRSMRVTLQLISILCSLEVAASLLGEGRSSSEKAFHRGTRELNAPSPIDCKLSSWSTWGPCDPCTYQRFRSRNIERFGQFGGTPCLETLGDTQSCKTSKVCPEEPELNCGTDFQCSSGRCIKQRLVCNVDNDCGDFSDEDNCESDPRSPCRNHDIDVSEVGRTAGQGINVLGMQPMASPFDNDFFNGLCERVRDGNTRTYYRKPWNVGVLTYDTKADKTFTSVFYHDRVKMLREVYIEKRKQFNADLSLKYTPTEGSKKNSSEGNFKYYYSKNSSLSSILESSTERNQSFLHVKGKIQLGRFQMRSRDVRLTDSFLDDLKHLPAEYDKGEYFKFLEDYGTHYAISGTVGGKYELVYVLDNYAMSRIGVTVEDVKRCLGYHLDATITYKDLHADFTIDSDKCEKINIKDKSEFKDDAVIDDVISLVDGGKIDFSVKIKEMLLRGSKTVDVKDYIEWAKSLVDAPVVIQQRPSPIHTLVPVKMRNAYLKKQNLERAIEDYITEYSVCKCEPCKNGGTLVLVDGACTCMCSSYFKGIACQIPKSTLVKVVTDGGWSCWSAWSTCINGESTRTRQCNNPTPDPDGRPCQGESIEKRPCGETK
- the C9 gene encoding complement component C9 isoform X2, with product MQFRGGCLTFGGRQKFRSRNIERFGQFGGTPCLETLGDTQSCKTSKVCPEEPELNCGTDFQCSSGRCIKQRLVCNVDNDCGDFSDEDNCESDPRSPCRNHDIDVSEVGRTAGQGINVLGMQPMASPFDNDFFNGLCERVRDGNTRTYYRKPWNVGVLTYDTKADKTFTSVFYHDRVKMLREVYIEKRKQFNADLSLKYTPTEGSKKNSSEGNFKYYYSKNSSLSSILESSTERNQSFLHVKGKIQLGRFQMRSRDVRLTDSFLDDLKHLPAEYDKGEYFKFLEDYGTHYAISGTVGGKYELVYVLDNYAMSRIGVTVEDVKRCLGYHLDATITYKDLHADFTIDSDKCEKINIKDKSEFKDDAVIDDVISLVDGGKIDFSVKIKEMLLRGSKTVDVKDYIEWAKSLVDAPVVIQQRPSPIHTLVPVKMRNAYLKKQNLERAIEDYITEYSVCKCEPCKNGGTLVLVDGACTCMCSSYFKGIACQIPKSTLVKVVTDGGWSCWSAWSTCINGESTRTRQCNNPTPDPDGRPCQGESIEKRPCGETK